A genomic window from Candidatus Deferrimicrobium borealis includes:
- a CDS encoding PA2779 family protein, with protein MMSLRKAGWFVVLALAMAGWMGLLGSLRGVAEAGLIASHLSETNARSEDLGKIQSFLENKIVVQKLVDYGVSPEEAKAKVEAMSTQDLHRLASLTDRVAAGTDSGIGILIGIAVLIILIIVILKLMNKEVIIR; from the coding sequence ATGATGTCATTGCGGAAAGCTGGTTGGTTCGTCGTGCTGGCGCTGGCGATGGCGGGCTGGATGGGTTTACTGGGATCGTTGCGGGGGGTCGCCGAGGCCGGACTGATCGCATCCCACCTCTCTGAGACGAATGCCCGCTCTGAAGACTTGGGGAAGATTCAGTCGTTCCTTGAGAACAAGATCGTTGTCCAGAAGCTGGTCGACTACGGCGTATCGCCTGAGGAGGCGAAGGCAAAGGTCGAAGCGATGAGCACGCAGGACCTGCACCGGTTGGCCTCCCTGACAGACCGGGTAGCGGCTGGGACGGACAGCGGCATCGGGATCCTAATCGGGATCGCGGTCCTCATCATCCTCATCATCGTGATCCTCAAACTGATGAATAAGGAAGTCATCATTCGCTGA
- a CDS encoding SRPBCC family protein, with protein sequence MSKKNTDRIEEKVFLRVPRARVWRALTDAEEFGAWFGVKLAGAFAPGASVKGTITEKGYEGLPFEIVVERIEPQRLFSWRWHPYAVDPEVDYSAEPPTHVVCELEEVFGDTFLAVVESGFDGIPAARRAEAYRMHVEGWAAQMKAIERYLAKAA encoded by the coding sequence ATGAGCAAGAAAAACACCGATCGCATCGAGGAGAAGGTCTTTCTTCGCGTCCCCCGCGCGCGCGTCTGGCGAGCGCTCACGGACGCAGAGGAATTCGGCGCATGGTTCGGCGTGAAGCTGGCCGGTGCTTTCGCCCCGGGCGCTTCCGTGAAAGGGACGATCACGGAGAAGGGGTACGAAGGTTTGCCGTTCGAGATCGTCGTCGAGCGAATCGAGCCCCAGCGTCTGTTTTCCTGGCGCTGGCATCCTTACGCGGTGGACCCGGAGGTGGACTACTCCGCCGAGCCGCCAACGCATGTCGTCTGCGAATTGGAGGAGGTCTTCGGCGACACGTTTCTCGCAGTCGTGGAATCCGGCTTCGACGGGATCCCGGCCGCGCGTCGCGCGGAGGCCTACCGGATGCACGTGGAGGGGTGGGCCGCGCAAATGAAGGCGATCGAGCGGTATCTCGCCAAGGCGGCTTGA
- a CDS encoding cytochrome C gives MLLNIAVLGPFAGAGKGKNSFCGALCHTMTPEYVAYQSSPHAHVECVECHVGPGLSYFLKYKFAGARQLANLLLNNYPAPIPTPVESLRPARAVCEHCHWPGKFFGTKLVQRPHFRPDEKNTAEQITLGVKIGGRIFHSIHYNHISGVRKIDYAAVDRQEQDIPWVGVTRLDGTTEEYLSLDYKGPDRPFADGARTFDCIGCHNRPTHIFYSPDRAVKIYLAANLIFRDLPWIKKVATEALGQPYPDRKQAHAGIQAAIMGFYERRYPELGRSRKADIDQTVARVVELYDGNVFPEMKVNWKTHSDNRGHKDWPGCFRCHDGRHATRNGKVLSQDCALCHTLPVRGPLQPLGIMSTGAPGAAASWHPLDLSGQHGKLLCTRCHQGGNSPPATCTGCHKIDPEAPMIEQGCDSCHRVPQEVTGMTACGDCHSPKGLHMKAIHAKTACTLCHKPHQWRVTGRETCMQCHDDRKGHNPGVACATCHVFE, from the coding sequence GTGCTCCTGAACATTGCCGTCCTGGGCCCCTTCGCCGGGGCCGGGAAAGGGAAAAATTCCTTCTGCGGGGCGCTCTGCCACACCATGACCCCCGAATACGTTGCCTATCAGTCGTCTCCCCATGCCCACGTCGAATGCGTGGAGTGCCACGTGGGCCCCGGCCTCTCGTATTTTCTGAAGTACAAGTTCGCCGGGGCCAGGCAACTGGCGAACCTGCTCCTCAACAACTACCCGGCCCCCATCCCCACCCCGGTGGAGAGCCTCCGTCCGGCACGGGCGGTCTGCGAGCATTGTCACTGGCCGGGGAAATTCTTCGGCACAAAGCTGGTGCAGCGCCCCCACTTTCGCCCTGACGAAAAGAACACTGCCGAGCAGATCACTTTGGGGGTGAAGATCGGTGGCCGGATCTTCCACAGCATCCACTACAACCATATCTCCGGGGTCAGGAAGATCGACTACGCCGCGGTGGACCGTCAGGAGCAGGATATCCCCTGGGTCGGCGTCACCCGGCTCGACGGCACGACCGAGGAGTACCTGAGCCTCGACTACAAGGGGCCGGACAGGCCGTTTGCCGACGGGGCCCGGACCTTCGACTGCATCGGCTGCCACAACCGGCCGACCCACATCTTCTACTCCCCGGACCGGGCCGTGAAAATCTATCTTGCAGCAAATCTCATCTTCCGCGACCTCCCTTGGATCAAGAAGGTGGCGACGGAAGCACTCGGCCAGCCGTATCCCGACCGGAAGCAGGCTCACGCAGGGATCCAGGCGGCCATCATGGGGTTCTACGAACGCCGGTACCCGGAGCTCGGCCGGAGTCGGAAAGCCGACATCGATCAAACGGTCGCCCGAGTCGTGGAACTCTACGACGGCAACGTCTTCCCCGAGATGAAGGTGAACTGGAAGACCCACAGCGACAACCGCGGCCACAAGGATTGGCCCGGCTGCTTCCGCTGCCACGACGGGCGACACGCGACCAGGAACGGCAAGGTGCTGAGCCAGGATTGTGCCCTCTGCCATACCCTTCCGGTGCGCGGACCGCTCCAACCCTTGGGGATCATGAGTACAGGCGCCCCCGGCGCCGCGGCGTCATGGCACCCCCTGGACCTTTCGGGGCAGCACGGCAAGCTCCTCTGCACCCGCTGCCACCAGGGCGGGAATTCTCCACCGGCAACCTGTACCGGGTGCCACAAGATCGACCCGGAGGCACCGATGATCGAGCAGGGGTGCGACTCCTGTCACCGGGTTCCGCAGGAGGTGACCGGCATGACGGCCTGCGGCGACTGCCATTCACCCAAAGGGTTGCATATGAAGGCGATTCATGCCAAGACCGCTTGCACCTTATGCCACAAGCCGCACCAGTGGCGCGTTACCGGGCGGGAGACTTGTATGCAGTGCCATGACGACAGGAAGGGGCACAACCCCGGCGTCGCCTGCGCCACCTGTCATGTGTTCGAGTAG